In Anopheles gambiae chromosome 2, idAnoGambNW_F1_1, whole genome shotgun sequence, a single window of DNA contains:
- the LOC4576335 gene encoding transcription factor grauzone gives MDEKCRLCLARLENQRSNATIEEEGFREKLKTLFSFPITSIEAFPSTVCVQCEARVSDFHTYHEQVKSNQDQLWSTQHQKYFEEVKVEPAPDADYDVFELPFEEAEPVEGAPKESCKNEPDSKCQQQQLQQLDEQTIDSDLDDGMKLEDEYNPPSSSAASNNNSDDSEYEVKPRRSKRVTDTADRTRTTRRGRPPKSEAGTRSPGEQKKKSPIVVRRCQATNETNQKLREFYDMKCEMCEEQLESFTALKNHYYRTHRTPGYIKCCGRTFHSRYRLLEHLSYHVGSSMVRCEECNKTFSSRSYLLVHRSRVHGQAEDRPYKCTQCHQSYAMECHLKAHIVSHVRVNCTICGKELASALSLRTHMINMHGNRENHICDSCGREFRSRQAFERHVKLHLGLEVAEQVQCEVCHKWLNSKRALKMHVKLVHMEAGQTFQCDICSQQCPNSRALANHKQRVHVEERFKCEECGKLFKRQLYLKEHVAALHTRKPLYSCEVCGATFNSNANKYSHRKNKHPVEWEERRKQQLQQQQEQQQHHQQQQQEQAVSL, from the exons ATGGACGAAAAGTGTCGATTATGTTTGGCTCGGCTGGAAAATCAACGCTCAAACGCCACCATCGAGGAGGAGGGTTTTAGAGAAAAGCTTAAAACACTGTTCAGCTTCCCG ATCACCTCAATCGAAGCATTCCCATCGACGGTGTGCGTGCAGTGTGAGGCAAGGGTGTCCGATTTCCACACCTACCATGAGCAGGTGAAAAGCAACCAGGATCAGCTGTGGTCGACCCAGCATCAGAAGTATTTCGAAGAGGTCAAGGTAGAGCCCGCCCCGGATGCCGACTATGACGTGTTTGAGCTGCCGTTCGAAGAAGCGGAACCGGTTGAAGGTGCGCCGAAGGAGAGCTGTAAAAATGAACCCGATTCAAAgtgccaacagcagcagctgcagcagctggacGAGCAGACCATAGACAGTGATCTCGATGATGGGATGAAGCTGGAGGATGAGTACAATCCTCCGAGCAGCAGCGCTGCTAGCAACAATAATTCAGACGACAGTGAGTACGAGGTGAAACCCCGGAGGTCGAAACGCGTGACGGACACGGCAGACCGCACGAGAACGACACGGCGCGGACGGCCCCCGAAAAGTGAGGCAGGCACGAGGTCGCCCGgtgagcagaagaaaaaatctcCCATCGTGGTGCGGCGGTGCCAGGCGACGAACGAAACCAACCAAAAGCTGCGCGAGTTTTACGACATGAAGTGCGAGATGTGCGAGGAGCAGCTAGAATCGTTCACCGCACTGAAGAACCACTACTATCGAACGCACCGAACGCCCGGCTACATCAAGTGCTGCGGGCGCACGTTCCACAGCCGGTACCGGTTGCTGGAGCATCTGTCCTACCACGTCGGCTCGAGCATGGTGCGGTGCGAGGAGTGCAACAAAACGTTCAGCAGCCGCAGCTACCTGCTGGTGCACAGGAGCCGCGTCCACGGGCAGGCCGAGGATCGGCCGTACAAGTGCACCCAGTGCCATCAGTCGTACGCGATGGAGTGCCACCTGAAGGCGCACATCGTGTCGCACGTGCGGGTCAACTGTACGATCTGCGGGAAGGAGCTGGCGAGTGCGCTTTCCCTCCGCACGCACATGATCAACATGCACGGCAACAGGGAGAACCACATCTGCGATAGCTGCGGGCGCGAGTTCCGCAGCCGGCAGGCCTTCGAGCGGCACGTCAAGCTACACCTCGGGCTGGAGGTGGCCGAACAGGTGCAGTGCGAGGTGTGCCACAAGTGGCTCAACAGCAAGCGGGCGCTCAAGATGCACGTGAAGCTGGTGCACATGGAGGCGGGCCAAACGTTCCAGTGCGATATCTGCTCGCAGCAGTGCCCGAACAGCCGGGCGCTGGCCAACCACAAGCAGCGCGTGCACGTGGAGGAGCGGTTTAAGTGTGAGGAGTGCGGCAAGCTGTTCAAGCGGCAGCTCTACCTGAAGGAGCACGTGGCCGCCCTGCACACCCGCAAACCGCTCTACTCCTGCGAGGTGTGCGGTGCTACATTCAACTCGAACGCGAACAAATACTCCCACCGCAAGAACAAACATCCGGTGGAGTGGGAAGAGCGCCGGaaacagcagctgcagcagcaacaggagcagcagcagcatcaccagcaacagcagcaggaacaggcAGTTAGTTTGTAA
- the LOC133391423 gene encoding LOW QUALITY PROTEIN: large ribosomal subunit protein mL50-like (The sequence of the model RefSeq protein was modified relative to this genomic sequence to represent the inferred CDS: inserted 2 bases in 1 codon) yields the protein MYEGKRFESVAQSLSARSYLRAIKPYTPPENVTEQVLKLAKENGLIDARQPFGGMEKKFAFLSACGKALGHWVPNSMLHEVQTVEDATIFYQTPIDTRLPLDAIRSVELPENLHIQQDYVRFHPETXFGGKSAFPKSSTVVTGLKYKQKYRGHEAKKSWA from the exons ATGTACGAGGGCAAGCGGTTTGAATCGGTGGCACAATCTCTTTCCGCTCGAAG CTACTTGCGCGCAATCAAACCCTACACGCCACCGGAAAACGTTACCGAGCAGGTGCTTAAGTTGGCCAAAGAGAACGGTTTGATCGACGCCAGGCAGCCGTTCGGTGGGATGGAGAAGAAATTTGCATTTCTGTCGGCATGCGGCAAAGCGCTCGGGCACTGGGTACCGAATTCAATGCTGCACGAGGTACAAACCGTGG AGGATGCCACGATATTCTACCAAACACCAATCGACACACGACTTCCGCTCGATGCGATACGCTCGGTAGAGCTGCCGGAAAATCTCCACATCCAGCAGGATTATGTGCGCTTCCATCCGGAAAC GTTCGGTGGAAAGTCGGCCTTCCCGAAGAGTTCGACGGTTGTGACCGGCCTGAAGTACAAACAGAAATACCGTGGCCATGAGGCGAAGAAATCTTGGGCATAG